In the Nocardia asteroides genome, CGACCAGCTCGGTCGACACCCGCACCGAGCTGCTGGTGCAGCAGGCCACCGCGGCGCTGCGCCGGGACCGCACCAGCTTCGTGATCGCGCACCGGCTCTCCACCATCAGGGACGCCGACCTGATCGTGGTGATGGAGAAGGGCTCCATCGTCGAGCAGGGAACGCACCACGAGCTGCTGGAGCGCCGCGGCGCCTACTACCGGCTCTACAACGCCCAGTTCGCGGCGGCCACCGCACAGGTGTGACCGGGGCGCCTGCGAGGATGGGCGGCGTGGCTGCCGACTTCTCGTTCCGCATCGATGCCAGGCTGCCTGGGCGGCACGGGCGCGCCGGGGTGATCTCGACCCCGCACGGCGAGATCGCCACCCCCGCCTTCGTCCCGGTCGGCACCAAGGCGACGGTCAAGGCGGTGCTGCCGGAGACCGTGGCCGAGCTTGGCGCGCAGGCGGTGCTGGCCAACGCCTACCACCTCTACCTGCAGCCCGGCCCCGACATCGTGGACGAGGCGGGCGGGCTCGGCGCCTTCATGAACTGGCCGGGCCCGACCTTCACCGACAGCGGCGGGTTCCAGGTGATGTCGCTCGGCGCCGGGTTCAAGAAGGTGCTCGCCATGGAGGCGGTCACCGTGCGGAGCGACGACGTCATCGCGCCCGGAAAGGAGCGGCTCGCCACCGTCGACGAGGACGGCGTCACCTTCCGCTCGCACCTGGACGGCTCGGCGCACCGGTTCACCCCCGAGATCTCGATGGGGATCCAGCACCAGCTCGGCGCCGACATCATGTTCGCCTTCGACGAGCTGACAACGCTGCTGAACACCCGCCGCTACCAGGAGGAGGCGCTGGCCCGCACGCACCGCTGGGCGCAGCGCTGCCTCGACGAGCACGAGAAGCTCACCGCGCGGCGCGCGCACCGGCCCTACCAGGCGCTCTTCGGCGTGATCCAGGGCGCGCAGTACGAGGACCTGCGGCGCAAGGCGTGCCGCGAGCTGGCCGCGCTGCGCGGCGCGGAGGGGTCGGGGTTCGACGGGTACGGCATCGGCGGCGCGCTGGAGAAGGCGCAGCTGGGCGCGATCGTCGGCTGGTGCTGCGACGAGCTGCCGGAGGAGCGGCCGCGGCACATGCTCGGCATCAGCGAGCCGGAGGATCTCTTCGCCGCGGTGGAGAACGGCGCCGACACCTTCGACTGCGTGAACCCGTCCCGGGTCGCGCGCAATGCCGCCGTCTACCACCCGGACGGCCGCTACAACATCAACACCAGCCGGTTCCGCCGGGATTTCACCCCGATCGACGACGAGTGCGACTGCTACACCTGCGCGCACTACACCCGGGCGTACCTGCACCACCTGTTCAAGGCCAAGGAGATGCTCGCCTCCACGCTCTGCACGGTGCACAACGAGCGCTTCACCGTGCGGCTGCTCGACCGGATCCGGGCCGGCATCCTCGCGGGCGACTACGACGAGTTCCGCGCGGAGACGCTCGGCCGGTGGGGCACCGGGAGGGCGGCCACGAACTGAGCCGCCCCTCGGCTCACTCCGCGATGGCGGGGCCGGGGCGCGGCCCGTAGTCCTCGTGCTGCTTCAGCCAGGCGATCACCCGGTAGGTGATCGGCAGGACGAGCACCTCGCACAGCGTCTTCCAGAGGAAGCCGACCACCAGGTAGTTCAGGAACTGCTGCCAGGTGTCGATGCCGATGGCACCGGCCGCGATGGCGCAGAAGAGCAGGGTGTCGGCGAACTCGCCGACGATGGTGGAGCCGATCAACCGGGCCCACAGGTACTTCTCCTTGGTGCGTTCCTTGATCAGCACCAGCGTCGCGGAGTTCAGCAGCTGCCCGACCAGGTAGCCGGCCAGCCCGGCGAGCACCAGCCGCGGCGTCGTGCCGATGACGGTGCGGAACGCCTCCTGGTTCTCGTAGAAGCCCGCGGCGGGCAGCCGGATCGCGATGGCGAAGCAGGCGACGGTGATCAGCAGCGCGGTGAAGCCGTAGAGCACGGCGCGCCTGGTCGCGCGGAAGCCGTACACCTCGCTGAGCACGTCGCCGAGGATGTAGGCGAGCGGGAAGAGGAAGAAGGCGCCGTCGGTCGCGATCGGCAGGATCTGCACCGGTCCGAGCATCAGCGAAGAGCCGGCGAAGAACTCCACGCCCTTGGTGGCGCAGACGTTGGAGATGATCAGGGTGGTGGCGAAGAGCGCCACGATCGGGGTGTAGTAGCCCCGTGCCGCCTGGGCGAATGCCGCATGGCGGGGCACGGGGCGCCCAGACCCGTCGTGGTCGTCTAGCTTGGTGGAATCGGTCACGTGCCTCATCAAACCAGGTCGTGGAATACGCTGTAGCCATGACGAATCCCGGCGATTCCGACGAGTGGTGGAAGCAGTACGGCGGCCAGGGCGTGTCGCCCGACTCCGGCGCGCAGAGCTCGGCGCCGCAGTACCCGACCTCCGACCAGCCCGGATACCCGTCGGCGCCGCAGCAGCCCGAGCAGCAGTACGGCCAGCAGCAGTACGGCCAGCCGCCGCAGTACGGGCAGCCGCAGAGCCAGCCGCAGCAGAGCCAGCCGCAGCAGCCCTACCCGGGCCAGTCGTACCCGAGCTTTCCGCAGCAACCCGCCGCGCAGCCGTACGGCCAGCCGCAGCCGAACTACGGCAACCAGGGTTACGCGCCCGGCTACCAGCCCTACGGCTACCAGCAGAACCAGGGCACCAACGGGCTCGCCATCGCCTCGCTGATCGTCTCGCTGGTCGGGCTCTGCACCTGCCTCGGCTCGATCGTCGGCATCGTCCTCGGCATCATGGCGCTGAACCAGATCAAGGAGCGCAACGGCCAGGACGGCCGCAACATGGCGCTGGCGGGCATCTGGATCGGCGTCGGCGGCATCGTGCTGACCATCGTGTACTTCGTGATCGTGCTGGTCGGGTCGGCCTGACCAGGGAAACGCGCGAGGGGCGCCCCCACCGGTGGTGGGGGCGCCCCTCGTTTCGTTCGGCTGTGGCTACTGCCCGGTCTTGACGACCTGGGTGCCGCCGGCGAACTTGTCGTGCCAGCCCTGCCGGTTCGGGTCGTTCGAGATGGTCACCATGATGTAGATGACCAGGCCGAGCGAGATCAGGCCGCCGACGCAGGGGATCACGTTGGCGAGCATGAACAGGTTGCGCTTCGCCGAGGTCTGCGGGTCGATCTTGGCCGCGCCGCCGGGGGCGAGCACCTTGAGGCCGAAGATCTTCTTGCCGAGCGTGGCGCCCTGCGAGGTCTCCAGCGCGACGAAGTAGGCGATGCCCGCGAGCGAAATCAGCAGGCCGGCGATGAACTGCCCGACGAAGTTGTCGTAGCCGATGAGCGCCGCGACGATGGCGACCGGGATGCCGACGATCAGGTTGTCGATGATCCGGGCCACGATGCGGATGCCGAGGTCACCCGGCTGGCCGGGGCCGGTGTAGCCGGGCTGCTGGCCGTACTGCTGACCGGTCTGCGGGTACTGCTGCTGCTGGCCGTACGGGTCCTGCCCGTACTGCGGCTGCTGCCCGTACTGCGGCTGCTGGCCGTACTGGGGCGGCTGCTGGCCGTACGGATCCTGCCCGTACTGGGGCTGCTGGGGCTGCTGCTGGCCGTACTGCTGGCCGCCGCCCTGCTGGGGGTATTGCTGGCCGCCGCCCTGCGGGTACTGCTGCCCGCCCTGCGGATACTGGTTGGGGTCGTACCCACCGCTCGTCATATGTATGTCCTCGTCCGTGATCAGTCGATCGGGTCGAGTGCGTACGTTACGGACATTCCTTCGCTGGCGACAACCTATTCGGGTCCAGTGTCCAGGGATCGCGCGGCAACCGCGCGGGATCGAATCGGGCCAGCGCAGCGGCCGGAGTGCGCCCGGCGAGGCCGAGCGATCCGGCCAGCAGCGCGAAAACCCGCTCCGCGGAATCGCCGAGCGCACGGCGATCGGCGAGCGTCACCGCCCCGTCGCGCTTGGCCAGCCGCTGCCCCGCCGCGTTGAGGACGAGCGGAACGTGTGCGTAGCGCGGCACCGGAACGCCGAGCAGGGTGGCGAGATACGCCTGTCGCGGCGCCGAGGAGAGCAGGTCGTCG is a window encoding:
- a CDS encoding queuosine precursor transporter; the encoded protein is MRHVTDSTKLDDHDGSGRPVPRHAAFAQAARGYYTPIVALFATTLIISNVCATKGVEFFAGSSLMLGPVQILPIATDGAFFLFPLAYILGDVLSEVYGFRATRRAVLYGFTALLITVACFAIAIRLPAAGFYENQEAFRTVIGTTPRLVLAGLAGYLVGQLLNSATLVLIKERTKEKYLWARLIGSTIVGEFADTLLFCAIAAGAIGIDTWQQFLNYLVVGFLWKTLCEVLVLPITYRVIAWLKQHEDYGPRPGPAIAE
- the tgt gene encoding tRNA guanosine(34) transglycosylase Tgt, producing the protein MAADFSFRIDARLPGRHGRAGVISTPHGEIATPAFVPVGTKATVKAVLPETVAELGAQAVLANAYHLYLQPGPDIVDEAGGLGAFMNWPGPTFTDSGGFQVMSLGAGFKKVLAMEAVTVRSDDVIAPGKERLATVDEDGVTFRSHLDGSAHRFTPEISMGIQHQLGADIMFAFDELTTLLNTRRYQEEALARTHRWAQRCLDEHEKLTARRAHRPYQALFGVIQGAQYEDLRRKACRELAALRGAEGSGFDGYGIGGALEKAQLGAIVGWCCDELPEERPRHMLGISEPEDLFAAVENGADTFDCVNPSRVARNAAVYHPDGRYNINTSRFRRDFTPIDDECDCYTCAHYTRAYLHHLFKAKEMLASTLCTVHNERFTVRLLDRIRAGILAGDYDEFRAETLGRWGTGRAATN
- a CDS encoding DUF4190 domain-containing protein, whose protein sequence is MTNPGDSDEWWKQYGGQGVSPDSGAQSSAPQYPTSDQPGYPSAPQQPEQQYGQQQYGQPPQYGQPQSQPQQSQPQQPYPGQSYPSFPQQPAAQPYGQPQPNYGNQGYAPGYQPYGYQQNQGTNGLAIASLIVSLVGLCTCLGSIVGIVLGIMALNQIKERNGQDGRNMALAGIWIGVGGIVLTIVYFVIVLVGSA
- a CDS encoding RDD family protein, with amino-acid sequence MTSGGYDPNQYPQGGQQYPQGGGQQYPQQGGGQQYGQQQPQQPQYGQDPYGQQPPQYGQQPQYGQQPQYGQDPYGQQQQYPQTGQQYGQQPGYTGPGQPGDLGIRIVARIIDNLIVGIPVAIVAALIGYDNFVGQFIAGLLISLAGIAYFVALETSQGATLGKKIFGLKVLAPGGAAKIDPQTSAKRNLFMLANVIPCVGGLISLGLVIYIMVTISNDPNRQGWHDKFAGGTQVVKTGQ